A window of Thermodesulfobacteriota bacterium contains these coding sequences:
- a CDS encoding response regulator transcription factor, giving the protein MTRIYKIALVSSSKLFLDGLRKIMEFEADVEVAAEVSEPGALSGMVRDSAPDFIFIDNREREFDVDGLVASGESKSKVILFTQSGGTEPDTEKIIHVNFETTTSELINIIKNGGSKKQPARNTSLKDLEFRKITKTEFRIIQLIAEGESNREIARKLGSSEKTVKAHITSIFGKLGLDNRYQLIVYGKRNMSGEDAGV; this is encoded by the coding sequence TATCGAGCTCGAAGCTCTTTCTGGACGGTCTCAGGAAAATAATGGAATTCGAGGCCGACGTAGAGGTCGCGGCCGAGGTTTCGGAGCCCGGGGCTCTCTCCGGAATGGTACGGGACAGCGCACCGGACTTTATCTTCATCGACAACAGGGAAAGGGAATTCGACGTCGACGGACTCGTAGCCTCCGGAGAATCCAAATCTAAGGTGATACTCTTCACACAGTCCGGCGGGACCGAGCCCGACACGGAAAAGATCATACACGTCAACTTCGAGACGACCACGAGCGAGCTCATAAACATCATCAAAAACGGCGGAAGCAAAAAACAGCCCGCAAGGAATACGAGCCTTAAAGACCTCGAATTCAGGAAGATAACGAAAACAGAGTTCAGGATTATACAGCTTATAGCCGAGGGAGAGAGCAACCGTGAAATCGCCCGGAAGCTCGGGAGCAGCGAAAAGACCGTAAAGGCTCACATCACGAGCATATTCGGAAAGCTCGGCCTCGACAACCGCTACCAGCTCATCGTCTACGGAAAGAGGAACATGTCCGGCGAGGACGCCGGGGTTTAA
- a CDS encoding UDP-glucose/GDP-mannose dehydrogenase family protein has translation MRVCVIGTGYVGLVTGACLSGSGNNVICVDIDEDKIRSLEEGHVPFYEPGLEDIVKKNVKEGRLHFTSDIAHGVKNSLIILIAVGTPPNEDGSADMQYVVAAARSIGEHMNDYKIVVTKSTVPVGTTEMVREEIKKMTDVEFDVASNPEFLKEGAAVDDFMKPDRVIIGVDKPSVGEILRELYSSFMRSGDRAIVVSIRSSELAKYTANAMLATRISFMNEIANLCELVGADISDVRRAVGSDSRIGRHFLFPGIGYGGSCFPKDVKALINTASGHGYDLRLCGATDEVNHNQREVFWKKIERHFGGNLAGKRFGVWGISFKPETDDIREAPSLYVIDKLVSSGAEVVVHDPVALGNAKKQLGEKVGYGESNYDACRDADALVICTEWNEYRQPDFQTMKELMKGHVIFDGRNLYDPKRLSREGFKYYGIGVGN, from the coding sequence ATGAGAGTATGTGTGATCGGCACGGGGTACGTCGGGCTCGTAACCGGGGCCTGCCTTTCCGGCAGCGGGAATAACGTCATCTGCGTCGATATCGACGAGGACAAGATAAGGAGCCTCGAGGAAGGACACGTTCCGTTCTACGAGCCCGGGCTCGAAGACATAGTGAAAAAGAACGTGAAGGAAGGCCGGCTTCATTTCACGAGCGACATCGCTCACGGGGTAAAGAATTCCCTTATCATACTGATAGCCGTCGGCACCCCGCCCAACGAGGACGGCTCGGCAGACATGCAGTACGTCGTGGCCGCCGCCCGCTCGATAGGCGAGCACATGAACGACTACAAGATAGTCGTCACGAAGAGCACCGTCCCCGTGGGCACTACCGAGATGGTGAGGGAAGAGATCAAGAAAATGACGGACGTCGAGTTCGACGTCGCGTCTAACCCCGAATTCTTAAAGGAAGGGGCCGCGGTAGACGACTTCATGAAACCCGACAGGGTGATAATAGGCGTCGATAAGCCGTCCGTCGGCGAGATATTGAGGGAGCTCTACTCGTCGTTCATGCGCTCGGGCGACAGGGCGATAGTGGTGTCGATAAGGTCTTCGGAGCTCGCCAAGTACACGGCGAACGCCATGCTCGCAACGAGAATCTCCTTCATGAACGAGATAGCGAACCTCTGCGAGCTCGTGGGGGCGGACATATCGGACGTGAGAAGGGCGGTCGGCTCGGACAGCCGTATCGGGAGGCATTTCCTTTTCCCGGGAATCGGGTACGGCGGATCGTGTTTCCCGAAGGACGTGAAGGCGCTTATAAATACGGCCTCGGGGCACGGGTATGACCTCAGGCTCTGCGGGGCTACGGACGAGGTGAACCACAATCAGAGGGAGGTTTTCTGGAAGAAGATAGAGCGGCACTTCGGCGGGAACCTCGCGGGCAAGAGGTTCGGCGTGTGGGGTATCTCGTTTAAGCCCGAAACGGACGACATACGCGAGGCGCCGTCGCTGTACGTGATAGACAAGCTGGTTTCGAGCGGGGCCGAGGTCGTCGTGCACGACCCCGTTGCGCTGGGGAACGCCAAGAAGCAGCTCGGCGAGAAGGTCGGCTACGGAGAGTCCAACTACGACGCGTGCAGGGACGCCGATGCGCTCGTCATATGCACAGAATGGAACGAGTACCGCCAGCCCGATTTTCAGACGATGAAGGAGCTCATGAAGGGGCACGTCATCTTCGACGGAAGGAACCTTTACGATCCGAAAAGGCTCTCCCGAGAGGGGTTCAAGTATTACGGGATAGGGGTAGGGAATTAA